A single genomic interval of Oryctolagus cuniculus chromosome 19, mOryCun1.1, whole genome shotgun sequence harbors:
- the CACNA1H gene encoding voltage-dependent T-type calcium channel subunit alpha-1H isoform X1 — protein sequence MTEGVLAADEVRVPLGAPPPGPAAPAGTSPASPEAQERAAEQGSGARASPPGSPERGAEPGADEEQPVPYPALAATVFFCLGQTTRPRSWCLRLVCNPWFEHVSMVVILLNCVTLGMFRPCEDVGCRSERCRILEAFDDFIFAFFAVEMAVKMVALGLFGQKCYLGDTWNRLDFFIVMAGMMEYSLDGHNVSLSAIRTVRVLRPLRAINRVPSMRILVTLLLDTLPMLGNVLLLCFFVFFIFGIVGVQLWAGLLRNRCFLDSAFVRNNNLSFLRPYYQTEEGEENPFICSARRDNGMRRCSHIPGRRELRVPCTLGWEAYGTPQAEAAGAGRNACINWNQYYNVCRSGDANPHNGAISFDNIGYAWIAIFQVITLEGWVDIMYYVMDAHSFYNFIYFILLIIVGSFFMINLCLVVIATQFSETKQRENQLMREQRARYLSNDSTLASFSEPGSCYEELLRYLGHVCRKARRRGLRLYARWQSRRHKQAEPGAPAGQPRAGRRAASVHHLVYHHHHHHHHHYHFSHGSPRRPGPEPGAGDTRLVRAGSPPSLGHGPPDAESVHSIYHADCHVEGPQDRARAAHTAATAAASLKLAAGLSAMNYPTILPSGVGGSKGGSSPGPEAELAHSPLSLGSPGPYQRIQHAVGEHGLGRAAGRLSGLSVPCPLPGPQAGTLSCELRECPHCASAREDPSCEPGGSESGDSDSHGAYEFPKDVQHGDRRDPLQPPPTADAPGQGGAQRRQAAPGELRGLGRLWAALGCKLRHIVDSKYFNRGIMVAILVNTLSMGVEYHEQPEELTSALEISNVVFTSLFALEMLLKLLACGPLGYVRNPYNIFDGVIVVISVWEILGQADGGLSVLRTFRLLRVLKLVRFLPALRRQLVVLVKTMDNVATFCTLLMLFIFIFSILGMHLFGCKFSLKTDSGDTVPDRKNFDSLLWAIVTVFQILTQEDWNVVLYNGMASTSSWAALYFVALMTFGNYVLFNLLVAILVEGFQAEGDANRSDSDEDKTSAPSEEGSGKLQGLRATGARVMGGGSWAAPTRAPSPGGSRPTPAAEVKMCSLAVTPNGHLEGRSSRFPPLIMRTAATPTPTPKGSPLLDAAHRLPDSRRSSSGSVDPQLGDQKSLASLRGSPCAHWGPNGAWSSRRSSRSSLKRRGQRGERESLLSGEGKGSTDDEAEDGPPLRRAESLEPRGALDLRPPRPAALPPAKPHDCNGQMLALPSEIFLRIDSHREDPAEFEDDVEDSCCFRLHKVLEPYRPRWCRSRESWALYLFSPQNRLRVCCQRLVAHRLFDHVVLAFIFLNCVTIALERPDIDPGSTERAFLSVSNFVFTAIFVAEMLVKVVAQGLLAGEHAYLQSSWNVLDGLLVLVSLVDIVVAMASASGAKILGILRVLRLLRTLRPLRVISRAPGLKLVVETLISSLRPIGNIVLICCAFFIVFGILGVQLFKGKFYYCEGADTRNISTKAECRAAHYRWVRRKYNFDNLGQALMSLFVLSSKDGWVNIMYDGLDAVGVDQQPVQNHNPWMLLYFISFLLIVSFFVLNMFVGVVVENFHKCRQHQEAEEARRREEKRRRRLERKRRKAQRRPYYADYSHARRSIHSLCTSHYLDLFITFIIGVNVITMSMEHYNQPKSLDEALKYCNYVFTAVFVFEAALKLVAFGFRRFFKDRWNQLDLAIVLLSVMGIALEEMETSAALPINPTIIRIMRVLRIARVLKLLKMATGMRALLDTVVQALPQVGNLGLLFMLLFFIYAALGVELFGRLECSEDNPCEGLSRHATFTNFGMAFLTLFRVSTGDNWNGIMKDTLRECAREDRHCLSYLPVLSPVYFVTFVLVAQFVLVNVVVAVLMKHLEESNREAREDAEGDGEAEPDTPPAPARPPPTPQESPGPGRDTASLLVLRKVCVSRMLSLPNDSYMFRPVAPASAPPPGALQEVELDTYAGSSPPGPATTVLSPAPEPSASLRAPSPRAAPHSPGPGRPPCTQEAALAETLQGQVEGARGSTPDPGEPVEKTPARQASLGAPLRSPPRSPRPASVRTRKQALGQCCTCSRPPAPGGEEPEAADPADQEVSNITSAAQPWPAAESCSPVASPAAPRAAAGGPALRRFHSVGAPGLLDKPGPVEGQRWPSAELGGGAGEAEPALGARRKKKMSPPCISIDPPAEDEGSARPPPRRGPQQPETQDPVLRDHAPQGLPGAGRGPGCRGGRRVQGGAAGPAGAPHCARLCLRAAGGGGCRGRRLPRRGLQRDRGAHGAARASANRAACTLGGPPRDGVGAAPQGGPGCQHRQARVARLMRAGLRPRIRCPVGRWPQLSPRRGQRGPSRTSAQAGPRQSRGGRGPGPPCGRFGPAGPGEERLRGAHTQEGTEEPLLHSPTGTQAGGHLCPGAVQSPRPPRPRSLAHRPVLATPSAPHATRPSRVLVLGHLRGVVTPQ from the exons ATGACCGAGGGCGTGCTGGCCGCCGACGAGGTTCGGGTGCCCCTGGGCGCGCCGCCCCCAggccctgcggcgccggccgggaccTCCCCGGCCAGCCCGGAGGCTCAGGAGCGCGCGGCGGAGCAGGGGTCGGGGGCCCGCGCGTCGCCCCCCGGGAGCCCGGAGCGCGGCGCGGAGCCGGGCGCCGACGAGGAGCAGCCCGTCCCGTACCCGGCGCTGGCGGCCACCGTCTTCTTCTGCCTCGGGCAGACCACGCGGCCTCGCAGCTGGTGCCTCCGGCTCGTGTGCAACCC GTGGTTCGAGCACGTCAGCATGGTGGTCATCCTGCTCAACTGCGTGACCCTGGGCATGTTCCGGCCGTGCGAGGACGTGGGCTGCCGCTCGGAGCGCTGCCGCATCCTGGAG GCCTTCGACGACTTCATCTTCGCCTTCTTCGCGGTGGAGATGGCCGTCAAGATGGTGGCGCTGGGGCTGTTTGGGCAGAAGTGCTACCTGGGCGACACCTGGAACCGGCTGGACTTCTTCATCGTCATGGCGGG catGATGGAGTACTCGCTGGACGGACACAACGTGAGCCTCTCGGCCATCCGCACCGTGCGCGTGCTGCGGCCCCTCCGTGCCATCAACCGCGTGCCCA GCATGCGCATCCTGGTCACGCTGCTGCTGGACACGCTGCCCATGCTCGGCAACgtgctgctgctctgcttcttcgtCTTCTTCATCTTCGGCATCGTCGGCGTCCAGCTCTGGGCCGGCCTGCTGCGCAACCGCTGCTTCCTGGACAGCGCCTTCGTGCG GAACAACAACCTGAGCTTCCTGCGGCCGTACTACCAGACGGAGGAGGGCGAGGAGAACCCGTTCATCTGCTCCGCCCGCCGCGACAACGGCATGCGGCGCTGCTCCCACATCCCCGGGCGCCGCGAGCTGCGCGTGCCCTGCACGCTGGGCTGGGAGGCCTACGGGACGCCGCAGGCCGAGGCCGCGGGCGCCGGCCGCAACGCCTGCATCAACTGGAACCAGTACTACAACGTGTGCCGCTCGGGCGACGCCAACCCGCACAACGGCGCCATCAGCTTCGACAACATCGGCTACGCCTGGATCGCCATCTTccag GTCATCACGCTGGAGGGCTGGGTGGACATCATGTACTACGTCATGGACGCCCACTCCTTCTACAACTTCATCTACTTCATCCTGCTCATCATC GTGGGCTCCTTCTTCATGATCAACCTGTGCCTGGTGGTGATCGCCACGCAGTTCTCGGAGACCAAGCAGCGGGAGAACCAGCTGATGCGGGAGCAGCGCGCCCGCTACCTGTCCAACGACAGCACGCTGGCCAGCTTCTCGGAGCCGGGCAGCTGCTACGAGGAGCTGCTGCGGTACCTGGGCCACGTGTGCCGCAAGGCCAGGCGCCGCGGCCTGCGCCTCTACGCCCGCTGGCAGAGCCGCCGGCACAAGCAGGCGGAGCCGGGCGCCCCGGCGGGCCAGCCCCGGGCCGGCAGACGCGCGGCCTCCGTGCACCACCTGgtgtaccaccaccaccaccaccaccaccaccactaccacttCAGCCACGGCAGCCCCCGCCGGCCGGGCCCCGAGCCGGGCGCCGGCGACACCAGGCTGGTCCGGGCGGGCTCACCGCCGTCCCTGGGCCACGGGCCTCCCGACGCCGAGTCCGTACACAGCATCTACCACGCCGACTGCCACGTGGAGGGGCCGCAGGACAGGGCCCGGGCGGCCCACACCGCGGCCACGGCGGCTGCCAGTCTCAAGCTGGCCGCCGGCCTGAGCGCCATGAACTACCCCACCATCCTACCCTCGGGAGTGGGCGGCAGCAAAGGTGGCAGCAGCCCCGGGCCCGAGGCGGAGCTGGCGCACAGCCCGCTGAGCCTGGGCAGCCCCGGCCCCTACCAGCGGATCCAGCACGCGGTGGGGGAACACG GACTGGGCCGGGCCGCCGGCCGCCTGTCGGGCCTGAGcgtgccctgccccctgcccggcccccaggCGGGCACGCTGTCCTGCGAGCTGAGAGAGTGCCCGCACTGTGCCAGCGCCCGGGAAGACCCCAGCTGTGAGCCCGGCGGCTCCGAGAGCGGGGACTCCGACAGCCACGGGGCCTACGAGTTCCCAAAGGACGTGCAGCATGGCGACCGCCGGGACCCCCTGCAGCCGCCCCCCACGGCGGACGCGCCCGGCCAGGGTGGCGCGCAGCGGCGGCAGGCGGCCCCGGGGGAGCTGCGCGGGCTGGGCCGCCTGTGGGCCGCCCTTGGCTGCAAGCTGCGGCACATCGTGGACAGCAAGTACTTCAACCGTGGCATCATGGTGGCCATCCTGGTCAACACGCTGAGCATGGGCGTGGAGTACCACGAGCAG cccgagGAGCTGACGAGCGCCCTGGAGATCAGCAACGTGGTCTTCACCAGCCTGTTCGCCCTGGAGATGCTCCTGAAGCTGCTGGCCTGCGGGCCGCTGGGCTACGTCCGCAACCCCTACAACATCTTCGACGGGGTCATCGTGGTCATCAG CGTCTGGGAGATCCTGGGCCAGGCGGACGGCGGCCTGTCCGTGCTGCGCACCTTCCGGCTACTGCGCGTGCTGAAGCTGGTGCGCTtcctgccggcgctgcggcgccAGCTCGTGGTGCTGGTGAAGACCATGGACAACGTGGCCACCTTCTGCACGCTGCTCAtgctcttcatcttcatcttcag CATCCTAGGGATGCACCTGTTCGGCTGCAAGTTCAGTCTGAAGACGGACAGCGGGGACACCGTCCCCGACAGGAAGAACTTCGACTCGCTGCTGTGGGCCATCGTCACCGTGTTCCAG ATCCTGACGCAGGAGGACTGGAACGTGGTCCTGTACAACGGCATGgcctccacctcctcctgggCCGCCCTCTACTTCGTGGCTCTGATGACCTTCGGCAACTACGTGCTCTTCAACCTGCTGGTGGCCATCCTGGTGGAGGGCTTCCAGGCGGAG GGCGACGCCAACAGGTCCGACTCGGACGAGGACAAGACCTCCGCCCCCTCCGAGGAGGGTTCCGGCAAGCTCCAGGGCCTGCGGGCCACAGGTGCGAGGGTGATGGGTGGGGGCTCCTGGGCGGCGCCCACTCGCGCCCCAAGCCCTGGAGGCTCACGGCCCACCCCCGCCGCAGAGGTGAAGATGTGCTCGCTGGCAGTGACCCCCAATGGGCACCTGGAGGGCCGCAGCAGCCGCTTCCCCCCCCTTATCATGCGCACGGCGgccacccccacgcccacccccaagGGCTCCCCGCTCCTGGACGCGGCCCACAGGCTCCCGGACTCGCGGCGCAGCAGCAGTGGCTCCGTGGACCCCCAGCTGGGCGACCAGAAGTCTCTG GCCAGCCTCCGCGGCTCGCCCTGCGCCCACTGGGGCCCCAACGGCGCGTGGAGCAGCCGGCGCTCCAGCCGCAGCAGCCTCAAGCGGCGCGGCCAGCGCGGGGAGCGGGAGTCGCTGCTGTCCGGCGAGGGCAAGGGCAGCACGGACGACGAGGCGGAGGACGGCCCCCCGCTGCGGCGCGCCGAGTCCCTGGAGCCCCGCGGCGCCCTGGACCTGCGGCCCCCGCGGCCGGCCGCCCTCCCGCCCGCCAAGCCCCACGACTGCAACGGGCAGATGCTGGCCCTGCCCAGCGAGATCTTCCTGCGCATCGACAGCCACAGGGAGGACCCGGCCGAGTTCGAGGACGACGTGGAGGAC AGCTGCTGCTTCCGCCTGCACAAGGTGCTGGAGCCGTATCGGCCACGCTGGTGTCGGAGCCGAGAGTCCTGGGCCCTCTACCTCTTCTCCCCGCAGAACCG GCTCCGCGTCTGCTGCCAGAGGCTCGTGGCGCACAGGCTGTTCGACCACGTGGTGCTGGCCTTCATCTTCCTCAACTGCGTCACCATCGCGCTCGAGAGGCCCGACATCGACCCCGGCAGCACC GAGCGCGCCTTCCTCAGCGTCTCCAACTTCGTCTTCACAGCCATCTTCGTGGCCGAGATGCTGGTGAAG GTGGTGGCGCAGGGCCTGCTCGCGGGCGAGCACGCCTAcctgcagagcagctggaacgtgTTGGACGGGCTGCTGGTGCTCGTGTCGCTGGTCGACATCGTCGTGGCCATGGCCTCCGCCAGCGGCGCCAAGATCCTGGGCATCTTGCGCGTGCTGCGCCTGCTGCGGACCCTGCGGCCGCTGAG GGTCATCAGCCGGGCCCCGGGCCTCAAGCTGGTGGTGGAGACGCTCATCTCCTCGCTGCGGCCCATCGGGAACATCGTCCTCATCTGCTGCGCCTTCTTCATCGTCTTCGGCATCctgggggtgcag CTCTTCAAGGGCAAATTCTACTACTGCGAGGGCGCCGACACCAGGAACATCTCCACCAAGGCTGAGTGCCGGGCTGCCCACTACCGCTGGGTGCGGCGCAAGTACAACTTCGACAACCTGGGCCAG GCACTGATGTCACTGTTCGTGCTGTCGTCCAAGGATGGCTGGGTCAACATCATGTACGACGGGCTGGACGCCGTGGGCGTGGACCAGCAG CCCGTGCAGAACCACAACCCCTGGATGCTGCTGTACTTCATCTCCTTCCTGCTCATCGTCAGCTTCTTCGTGCTCAACATGTTCGTGGGCGTCGTGGTGGAGAACTTCCACAAGTGCCGGCAGCACCAGGAGGCCGAGGAGGCGCGGCGGCGCGAGGAGAAGCGGCGGCGGCGCCTGGAGAGGAAGCGCAGGA agGCCCAGCGCCGGCCCTACTACGCCGACTACTCCCACGCCCGGCGCTCCATCCACTCGCTGTGCACCAGCCACTACCTCGACCTCTTCATCACCTTCATCATCGGCGTCAACGTCATCACCATGTCCATGGAGCACTACAACCAGCCCAAG TCGCTGGACGAGGCCCTCAAGTACTGCAACTACGTGTTCACCGCCGTCTTCGTCTTCGAGGCTGCACTCAAGCTGGTGGCCTTTGGCTTCCGGAGGTTCTTCAAGGACAG GTGGAACCAGCTGGACCTGGCCATCGTGCTGCTGTCCGTCATGGGCATCGCGTTGGAGGAGATGGAGACGAGCGCGGCCCTGCCCATCAACCCCACCATCATCCGCATCATGCGTGTGCTCCGCATCGCCCGCG TGCTGAAGCTGCTGAAGATGGCCACGGGCATGCGGGCCCTGCTGGACACCGTGGTGCAGGCCCTGCCCCAG gtgggGAACCTGGGCCTCCTCTTCATGCTGCTGTTCTTCATCTACGCCGCCCTGGGAGTCGAGCTGTTTGGGAGGTTAG AGTGCAGTGAGGACAACCCGTGCGAGGGCCTCAGCAGGCACGCCACCTTCACCAACTTCGGCATGGCCTTCCTCACGCTGTTCCGCGTGTCCACCGGGGACAACTGGAACGGAATCATGAAG GACACGCTGCGCGAGTGCGCCCGCGAGGACCGGCACTGCCTCAGCTACCTGCCCGTGCTGTCGCCCGTCTACTTCGTCACCTTCGTGCTGGTGGCCCAGTTCGTGCTGGTCAACGTGGTGGTGGCCGTGCTCATGAAGCACCTGGAGGAGAGCAACCGCGAGGCCCGCGAGGACGCCGAGGGGGACGGCGAGGCCGAGCCGGACACCCCGCCCGCCCCGGCGCGCCCGCCGCCCACGCCGCAG GAGAGCCCGGGGCCCGGCCGGGACACCGCGAGCCTGCTGGTCCTGCGCAAGGTGTGTGTGTCCCGGATGCTCTCGCTGCCCAACGACAGCTACATGTTCCGGCCCGTGGCGCCCGCCTCCGCACCCCCGCCCGGCGCGCTGCAGGAGGTCGAGTTGGACACCTACGCGGGCAGCAGCCCCCCAG GCCCTGCCACGACGGTGCTCTCGCCGGCCCCGGAGCCCAGCGCCTCCCTCCGCGCCCCGTCCCCTCGGGCTGCgccccacagccccggccccggccggccGCCCTGCACACAG GAGGCTGCGCTCGCTGAGACCCTGCAGGGGCAGGTGGAGGGCGCCAGGGGCAGCACCCCCGACCCCGGGGAGCCTGTGGAGAAGACCCCGGCGCGGCAGGCGTCCCTGGGGGCTCCCCTGCGGTCCCCACCCCGCTCCCCGCGTCCGGCCAGCGTCCGCACCCGCAAGCAGGCCCTCGGACAGTGCTGCACCTGCAGCCGCCCGCCGGCCCCAGGCGGGGAGGAGCCGGAGGCCGCGGACCCCGCGGACCAGGAGGTCAGCAACATCACCAGcgccgcccagccctggcccgcgGCCGAGTCCTGCAGCCCCGTGGCCTCCCCTGCGGCCCCCAGGGCGGCAGCCGGGGGACCAGCCCTGCGCAGGTTCCACAGCGTGGGCGCCCCCGGCCTCCTGGACAAGCCCGGCCCGGTGGAAGGGCAGAGGTGGCCCTCGGCGGAGCTGGGCGGGGGGGCCGGGGAGGCGGAGCCTGCGCTGGGGGCTCGCAGGAAGAAGAAGATGAGCCCTCCGTGCATCTCCATCGACCCCCCCGCAGAGGATGAGGGCTCGGCCCGGCCCCCCCCCCGCAGAGGGCCGCAGCAGCCTGAGACGCAGGACCCCGTCTTGCGAGACCACGCCCCACAGGGACTGCCTGGAGCCGGCCGAGGGCCCGGGTGCCGGGGGGGACGCAGGGTGCAGGGCGGAGCGGCGGGCCCGGCCGGAGCACCTCACTGTGCCCGGCTTTGCCTTCGAGCCGCTGGAGGCGGCGGCTGCCGAGGGAGGCGCCTTCCCCGACGCGGGCTGCAGCGAGACCGCGGGGCCCACGGTGCCGCCCGCGCCTCGGCAAACAGAGCCGCCTGCACACTCGGGGGACCCCCCCGAGACGGGGTGGGGGCCGCACCTCAGGGTGGCCCTGGGTGTCAGCACAGACAAGCCCGTGTAGCCCGGCTGATGCGGGCAGGACTTCGGcccaggatccggtgccccgtgGGGCGGTGGCCCCAGCTCAGTCCCCGCCGTGGGCAGAGGGGCCCGAGCAGGACGTCGGCCCAGGCGGGGCCACGGCAGAGCAGGGGCGGCCGCGGCCCAGGGCCTCCGTGTGGCCGATTCGGGCCGGCCGGTCCAGGTGAGGAGCGGCTGCGGGGCGCCCACACACAGGAGGGCACAGAGGAGCCCCTCCTCCACAGCCCTACAGGAACACAAGCCGGGGGCCACCTGTGCCCTGGGGCAGTGCAGTCCCCAAGGCCGCCACGGCCAAGGTCACTCGCTCACCGCCCAGTCCTCGCCACGCCCTCCGCACCCCACGCCACCCGCCCGTCCCGTGTGCTTGTTTTGGGGCACCTCCGGGGAGTGGTGACCCCGCAATAA